A window of the Bombina bombina isolate aBomBom1 chromosome 3, aBomBom1.pri, whole genome shotgun sequence genome harbors these coding sequences:
- the ARGLU1 gene encoding arginine and glutamate-rich protein 1 isoform X2: MGRSRSRSSSRSKHVKSGKHNKKRSRSREKERVRKRSKSRESKRNRRRESRSRSRSNTTSRRERERPITPPERIDIFGRTVSKRSSLDEKQKREEEEKKAEYERQRRMQQEIEEKLIEEETARRVEELVAKRVEEELEKRKDEIEREVLRRVEEAKRIMEKQLLEELERQRQAELAAQKAREEEERSKREELERILEENNRKIADAQAKLAEEQLKIVEEQRKIHEERMKLEQERQRQQKEEQKIILGKGKSRPKLSFTLKSPD, translated from the exons aTGGGTCGGTCACGAAGTCGCAGTTCATCCCGCTCGAAACACGTAAAGAGTGGCAAACACAACAAAAAGAGGAGCCGCTCTCGGGAAAAGGAACGCGTGAGGAAACGCTCTAAATccagagagagcaagagaaatcGGCGCCGGGAGTCCCGGTCCAGATCCCGCTCAAACACCACGTCCCGCAGGGAAAGAGAGAGGCCAATAACCCCTCCAGAGCGTATAGACATTTTTGGAAGGACGGTGAGCAAGAGAAGCAGCTTGGATGAAAAGCAAAAGCGGGAGGAAGAGGAGAAAAAAGCGGAGTATGAGAGGCAGCGGCGGAT GCAGCAAGAAATTGAAGAAAAGCTGATTGAAGAGGAGACAGCACGTCGTGTAGAAGAATTGGTTGCCAAGCGTGTGGAAGAAGAGTTGGAGAAAAGAAAAGATGAAATAGAGAGAGAAGTTCTCCGCAGGGTTGAGGAAGCTAAACGCATCATGGAAAAGCAGTTGCTCGAAGAACTCGAGCGACAGAGGCAGGCTGAACTAGCTGCACAAAAAGCCAGAGAG GAAGAAGAAAGGTCGAAGCGTGAGGAGCTTGAGCGAATACTTGAAGAGAATAACCGTAAAATTGCAGATGCACAAGCTAAATTG GCTGAGGAGCAATTAAAAATTGTTGAAGAGCAAAGAAAAATTCATGAGGAAAGGATGAAATTAGAACAAGAGAGACAACGGCAGCAAAAGGAGGAGCAAAAAATTATATTGGGCAAGGGGAAGTCTAGACCGAAATTATCTTTCACATTAAAAAGTCCGGATTAA
- the ARGLU1 gene encoding arginine and glutamate-rich protein 1 isoform X1, producing MGRSRSRSSSRSKHVKSGKHNKKRSRSREKERVRKRSKSRESKRNRRRESRSRSRSNTTSRRERERPITPPERIDIFGRTVSKRSSLDEKQKREEEEKKAEYERQRRIRQQEIEEKLIEEETARRVEELVAKRVEEELEKRKDEIEREVLRRVEEAKRIMEKQLLEELERQRQAELAAQKAREEEERSKREELERILEENNRKIADAQAKLAEEQLKIVEEQRKIHEERMKLEQERQRQQKEEQKIILGKGKSRPKLSFTLKSPD from the exons aTGGGTCGGTCACGAAGTCGCAGTTCATCCCGCTCGAAACACGTAAAGAGTGGCAAACACAACAAAAAGAGGAGCCGCTCTCGGGAAAAGGAACGCGTGAGGAAACGCTCTAAATccagagagagcaagagaaatcGGCGCCGGGAGTCCCGGTCCAGATCCCGCTCAAACACCACGTCCCGCAGGGAAAGAGAGAGGCCAATAACCCCTCCAGAGCGTATAGACATTTTTGGAAGGACGGTGAGCAAGAGAAGCAGCTTGGATGAAAAGCAAAAGCGGGAGGAAGAGGAGAAAAAAGCGGAGTATGAGAGGCAGCGGCGGAT TAGGCAGCAAGAAATTGAAGAAAAGCTGATTGAAGAGGAGACAGCACGTCGTGTAGAAGAATTGGTTGCCAAGCGTGTGGAAGAAGAGTTGGAGAAAAGAAAAGATGAAATAGAGAGAGAAGTTCTCCGCAGGGTTGAGGAAGCTAAACGCATCATGGAAAAGCAGTTGCTCGAAGAACTCGAGCGACAGAGGCAGGCTGAACTAGCTGCACAAAAAGCCAGAGAG GAAGAAGAAAGGTCGAAGCGTGAGGAGCTTGAGCGAATACTTGAAGAGAATAACCGTAAAATTGCAGATGCACAAGCTAAATTG GCTGAGGAGCAATTAAAAATTGTTGAAGAGCAAAGAAAAATTCATGAGGAAAGGATGAAATTAGAACAAGAGAGACAACGGCAGCAAAAGGAGGAGCAAAAAATTATATTGGGCAAGGGGAAGTCTAGACCGAAATTATCTTTCACATTAAAAAGTCCGGATTAA